One Agelaius phoeniceus isolate bAgePho1 chromosome 6, bAgePho1.hap1, whole genome shotgun sequence DNA window includes the following coding sequences:
- the VPS18 gene encoding vacuolar protein sorting-associated protein 18 homolog has translation MRRRTCRGSAERAALGPRWAMASILDEYEDSLHRSVSVPQSRATVGIPHSGYVNARLEKETPIFNKQRIDFAPPEKINSLVVSSNQLCMSLGKDTLLRIDLGKPDEPNQVELGRKDEAKVYKMFLDHTGSHLLIALNTSECLYLNRSVQKVRALSRWKGHLIESVGWNKFLGSETNTGPILVGTSQGQIYEAEISVSEGSLFSTNPDQYFRQVYTLEEESGPAPVCCLEIERGLEGKFFIIATTRKRLFQFVGKVPEGTEQQGFSSIFAVHADHLPSFREFPANLGFSEIAFYTPKLRSNPRSFAWMMGNGVLYGTLDYSRPDSILSDERVWVYPPDIDITVNKPISIVLTQFHFLLLLPDRVKAVCTLNGQVVFQDLFLEKFGLLTRMIKDPTVQQIWIHTEKVVFRYHVQRESRDVWKMYMNMNKFDLAKEYCKDRPECLDIVLAKEAEHCFQNRRYLDSAKCYALTQNYFEEIALKFIEAKQEEALMEFLIKKLSNLKPSEKTQTTLLTTWLTELYLNWLGILQGDLSQRNLYLDTREKFRTFLSSPKNKDCLFNNRASIYELLASHGDTEHMVYFAVIMQDYERVVAHHCQHDEYDEALNVLSRHRDEKLFYKFSPVLIQHIPKKVVDAWISMGSRLDARNLIPALVNYSQSASTQQINEAIRYMEFCVYQLEETQQAIHNYLLSLYALCRPDSLLSYLEQAGTNPNRIHYDLKYALRLCAEHGHHRACVHIYKVMELYEEAVDLALQVDVDLAKSCADLPEDDEELRKKLWLKIARHVVQEEKDVKKAMACLSSCALLKIEDVLPFFPDFVTIDHFKEAICNSLEDYNKHIEELKREMEEATQSAKRIREDIQEMRNKYGSVEPQEKCAACDFPLLNRPFYLFLCGHMFHYDCLLQAVFPNLPAYKQAKLEDLQKKLAATSQPSKSHHRPKDADTISLGKGQQSREQIKADIDDIVAAECVYCGELMIRSIDKPFIDPQKYEEEMQSWL, from the exons aTGCGCAGGCGCACGTGCCGCGGGTCAGCTGAGCGCGCCGCGCTCGGGCCGCGCTGGGCCATGGCGTCCATCCTGGACGAGTACGAGGACTCGCTGCACCGCTCCGTGTCCGTGCCGCAGAGCCGCGCCACCGTGGGCATCCCGCACTCCG GATATGTCAACGCACGACTGGAGAAGGAAACGCCAATATTTAACAAGCAGAGGATTGATTTTGCTCCTCCTGAGAAAATTAACAGCTTAGTGGTCTCCTCTAACCAGCTCTGTATGAGCCTTGGGAAAGACACCCTTCTCAG GATTGATCTTGGAAAGCCAGATGAACCTAATCAGGTAGAGCTGGGACGCAAAGATGAAGCCAAAGTCTACAAGATGTTTTTGGACCACACAG GCTCTCATCTCCTGATTGCTCTGAACACCAGCGAATGCCTCTACCTGAACAGAAGTGTTCAGAAAGTGCGGGCACTCTCCCGCTGGAAAGGACACTTGATTGAAAGTGTGGGCTGGAACAAATTTCTTGGTTCAGAAACCAACACAGGGCCTATCCTGGTGGGGACGTCCCAGGGGCAGATCTATGAGGCTGAAATCTCTGTCAGCGAAGGAAGCCTCTTCAGCACTAACCCTGACCAGTACTTCCGACAGGTCTACACTCTGGAGGAGGAATCTGGACCTGCCCCAGTCTGCTGCTTGGAAATTGAACGAGGTCTAGAAGGGAAATTTTTTATTATAGCCACCACTAGGAAGAGACTCTTTCAGTTTGTTGGCAAAGTGCCTGAAGGGACAGAGCAGCAAGGCTTCAGCTCTATATTTGCTGTGCATGCTGACCATCTGCCCAGCTTTCGGGAGTTTCCAGCCAACCTGGGTTTCAGCGAGATAGCCTTTTACACTCCGAAACTGCGTTCCAACCCACGCTCCTTTGCCTGGATGATGGGAAATGGTGTTCTATATGGTACCTTGGATTACAGTCGTCCTGATTCAATTCTGAGTGATGAACGGGTCTGGGTTTATCCTCCTGACATTGACATAACTGTGAACAAGCCAATATCCATTGTGCTTACCCAGTTCCACTTTCTGTTGCTGCTGCCTGACCGGGTGAAGGCTGTCTGCACTCTGAACGGACAGGTTGTTTTTCAGGATCTGTTCCTAGAGAAGTTTGGCTTGCTGACACGCATGATTAAAGATCCCACAGTCCAGCAGATATGGATCCACACTGAGAAAGTGGTGTTCCGCTACCATGTCCAGCGGGAATCCAGAGATGTGTGGAAGATGTACATGAATATGAACAAATTTGATTTAGCAAAAGAGTATTGTAAGGACCGTCCAGAGTGTCTTGACATTGTGTTGGCCAAAGAGGCAGAGCACTGCTTCCAAAACAGGaggtatctggacagtgccaaATGTTATGCACTGACCCAGAACTACTTTGAGGAAATTGCTCTGAAGTTCATTGAAGCCAAGCAAGAAGAGGCCCTGATGGAGTTTCTGATTAAGAAGCTAAGTAACCTAAAGCCTTCGGAGAAGACACAGACTACTCTGCTGACCACGTGGTTGACAGAGCTGTACCTGAACTGGCTGGGCATATTGCAAGGAGATCTCTCACAGCGGAATCTCTATTTGGATACACGGGAGAAGTTCCGCACTTTCCTGAGCAGTCCTAAAAACAAAGACTGTCTTTTTAATAATCGGGCATCTATTTATGAACTGTTGGCAagccatggtgacacagagcACATGGTCTACTTTGCAGTCATCATGCAGGATTACGAGCGTGTAGTAGCTCACCACTGCCAGCATGACGAGTACGATGAGGCTCTAAATGTGCTGTCCAGGCACAGAGACGAGAAGCTCTTCTACAAGTTCTCTCCAGTTCTCATCCAGCATATTCCCAAGAAGGTGGTTGATGCTTGGATTTCAATGGGCTCTAGACTGGATGCCAGGAACCTCATTCCAGCCCTTGTTAACTACAGCCAGagtgccagcacccagcagatCAATGAAGCCATCAGATATATGGAGTTCTGTGTCTACCAGTTGGAGGAAACCCAACAAGCCATTCACAACTACCTATTGTCTCTTTATGCTTTGTGTCGGCCGGACTCATTACTGTCATACCTGGAGCAAGCAGGAACCAACCCAAACAGGATCCACTACGACCTGAAGTATGCACTACGCCTGTGTGCAGAGCATGGGCACCACCGTGCATGTGTCCACATTTACAAAGTGATGGAATTATATGAAGAGGCTGTGGATCTCGCCTTACAG GTGGATGTTGATCTTGCCAAGTCCTGTGCAGATCTTCCTGAAGATGATGAGGAGCTCCGGAAGAAGCTATGGTTAAAGATCGCTCGCCATGTTGTTCAGGAAGAGAAGGATGTCAAGAAGGCAATggcctgcctctccagctgtgccctgctgaaGATTGAAGATGTGCTGCCATTCTTTCCAGACTTTGTCACTATTGACCATTTCAAGGAGGCAATCTGTAACTCCCTGGAGGATTACAACAAGCACATCGAGGAGCTGAAAAGGGAGATGGAGGAAGCCACGCAGAGTGCCAAGAGGATCCGAGAGGACATCcaggaaatgagaaataaatatgGCTCTGTGGAGCCTCAGGAAAAATGTGCTGCTTGTGACTTTCCACTTCTAAACCGCCCTTTTTACCTTTTCCTGTGTGGGCACATGTTTCACTACGACTGTCTCCTTCAAGCAGTTTTCCCTAACCTTCCTGCCTATAAGCAGGCAAAACTTGAAGATCTTCAGAAGAAGCTGGCAGCTACCAGCCAGCCATCCAAGAGCCACCATCGTCCCAAGGATGCAGACACCATTAGCTtggggaaggggcagcagaGCCGGGAACAGATCAAAGCTGACATTGATGACATTGTGGCAGCTGAATGTGTGTACTGTGGTGAGCTGATGATCCGGTCCATTGACAAGCCTTTTATTGATCCCCAGAAATACGAAGAGGAGATGCAAAGCTGGCTGTAA